TATGAAAGTAAGTAATGTTACGCTTAAACAAGAAAACTAgtgtattaaaaatacaatatgaCCTGtgtatacagtcgaatccggttaattgcgtagacaatttgccaagcctttttatgcgattaaataaattatgcgtttatgcgGAAGTACAAAGTCCACTTGTTGTCTTACTTGACGTGCGAAGCTGGTGACGTGTAAAAACGTTaacacgcaaaacactaacGTTTATTGTATATCGCGATCATCCTTTCATTCAAACACGCAAAACACACTgacgtttattgtttaatcAAGAAGAATACTGCGcgattgttgtttgtttaatttttatttgcatactttcttgcatttgtgtttctaaaccagtggttcccaaactttatctactcgcgtaccatttttttggttcATGCAGCGTTCTCGTACCACCTACAACTGCAATTAACTACAGattgcaattaaccggatttgacAGTAGTATGATCACACACTATAGggcctatagcctacattcAATGCAGAAAACAGTACTGGTAACAGATTAAAACTTGAGAAATGCAAACTAGTTCAATAATAAAGATACATCATACTTGAAAATAAGGAATGTATTCGCCCAATGAATTGTCGTTCATTGATGCATGGCAATATGTAAGGACGGTGTCGATCTTCACTGGTGATTTTTCCAGAACAGttcttatttgaaaaaaatgagaTTATTTATCtggatgtttattttttagataaCAGATATGCAGATTATACGTTTAATatgtgaaaaatttcaaaattgtgtCACAGTAATTATCGTTTTCAGAAAGATTGAAACAGTACCTTCCAAATAAATAAGAAAGTTATAGAACTTCGTAACAATAATAGCataaaaaatatggtaaaaacctaaaattttCCATAGGATATCCTGTTATTCCAATATGCCGAACTTTTCCAGCATCTttcactttttgcaatgcgggAAGAGTTTCATTAATTACGATGTCAAGACTTGGAGCAAATTCCATGTCGTGAATCTGTGTAGAATTTTCAACTTTATGACTACACCATTATACCAAAATGCAAGataaaatatatacagtatactgcTGCAATAAGCCTTAAAACATCAATCATCAAAAATCTGAAATACCTGGAAATtatttatgatatatatacGATCTAGAAGTTCTTGTTTCTAATGGTACACGTCATATTTACGATATTATGGTTGTAGTATCAGTATGTAATTATGTATTGGCAGAATTTTCGTGAACATTTTAGCAAATGTATAAATGTAATTGACTTAATGGAATGAAAAGATATGCAATAATTAGAGTTGTTAAAAGCTGAAGGTCAACACATTTTTGTGGAAACATACCTGAATTGTATCAATATATTCCACGCCCAAATGATTTAAACTTTCATCTACTGACTGAATCACTCTCTCGGCACgaaaatcaaacattttcgacGTTTCTGGTAGATAGCGACCCACTTTGGTATTGAGGTAATATGCTTGTCTTGGGAATTTTGGTAAAATCATCCCAAGAACTTTTTCGCTTTTTGTGTGTCCATACCATGGGGCTGTATCAATCATATTAATACCAAGCTGGATTGCTTTTTCTACAACTTGGACAGATTCTTGATCATCAGTTGCGCGATATACACTTCCAATTGCAGAACCACCTAAAGCAGTATACGTTTCACTTTCATATTTTCAGAGATACCCTTCATTGACTTATAGTATTGagtgaatatatatatatcagaATCAGCATCTAGGCTATGTGTaggtttttgcaatttttcactaCATATAGCACTAAGAATAAAATAGATCAAAAAGTAGAGGTAAAACCTgaagtatttcatttaaaaacttgacTGTGTTTTGTGAAGAAGAGTTACTTAAATTGTACATTAATGCACATATCACATGTGAGCACTGTTCTAAAAGCTTAAACATACCAAATGTCATTGAAGATACAATCATATCGGTTTTCCCAAGCTGGGTGTATTTCATCTTCGACAAATCCTTTACATCATGAAAGCCTTCCACAAAAGTTGGAGGTCTGGTTAATGCAAAAGTGTAGTAACTGTCAATCAATATATTTACACTGATAAAGACAAATTCTTTAACCTGTTTGCAGCAATCTTTTATCGTTTCACATTGTGtatggtttaatttttattagcTTCAACTCACAAGTTGGATGACATCTTTTATTAACTTCTGTAAGCTTTTGATGTAAGGAAATACCAAACAGTGATCACCAATCACCTGAGGCGATGAACTGATTCAAATGTAGGAGTTTATGAAAAAGTGATCCCAACTGTCAagacaaaatttataataagaCAAAACCGAAACCAAATCGTTTATGAAAAACTTACTAGCAAAATAATCTCCGAAACTTTTATGAAACTATACTTTGCAATTCTGGATCAAGAGCTACTTATATCATACACTTATCTAGCTTTTGATTACTAACAATCTAGACACACATGATTTCTTGTGGCACACACAATGTTCTGgttcagggatgtccaacctgcggcccgcgggccacattgCGGCcagcctgagatttttgtgcggcccgctagtcattttcactccaaaagtatgtactttatatacccatttttcttgaaattttataggtactgcggcccattgaattatttcaagtgacaatgtggcccactataataaaaggttggacatccctgtcTAGTTGATCTTGTATGTTTCAATCAATTAGAAACCTGCTTTTGGCAGAGCTACCAACGCAGCAAAATAACTGTCTTTTAGTTTAAAGTTacttataattaatcaaaagtGTATTTCTCGTCAGAACTAGTCAACTAGCCATtccattttaaacatttattgagCTCCCACAAAAGTATTCAATTGCTCTTTACTTCCATCTCTGTTTTAGTCTCATCAAGCGAAAAAACAACAGGACGAAACCTGAAGGTAAATCCGAATGCATTGTACTTAAAATCACCACTTGTAACCTGTACAATTTTGCTTTCATGGCAGTGAAACAGTTAAcattgcactatactataaCGCTTTTCATTTAACTTATCATACAACTTTTTGAAGTAGAAGATATTACAATGCATTAGATCgcaaaacattatacaacgTCAGCAAACTAGTAGTTAAAACTTAAAAGGTAAACAAAACATCAGCGTTTAGGCCATAGTTCATTACAATCAATGATTAGCATGGAAAAAAATCCTTTTGGTAGAATTCACTAACATGAAAAGTCGAGAAGAACAAGGTAATAATTTCGATTAATTACAATTTGGTTAAccaagtagcttcttgaagtTAGATGACAACAACCTTTTTAAACTTATCAAAATGTATTTTCTGTTTACAGTAGTCAAACTTTCAGTCTAAAAATTATATATTCATattcaaaaaacttgtttcAAATAATCGTAGCAAACCGTCACGAGTTTAACAATGAAAAGATAGTCTTACTAAAAGAATTTTTGCAGCCGTTTAAGCAAGCGTTTTCCTGCAAATTGATTAAACAGACTTTCTAATCTTAAGTTTGCAAAACATTAACACGAACTAACCATTAAAATAAACCCGAAACGTGACAGGAAACTAAGTCAGCATatgattaattaaaattagtttgtgtattacttgtgtcgagtattacacaacaaactcgtctgtcataaagaccgcacACTGGCGGCTATTGttagaatatgagcgaggacgattggtggttgataacttgttttgcttctgcttcaatgatatgagttctcatttctcaaagaGCGTGattatgctgttagttgcttaattctgtctatacaaattgctaaataataaagttcccattttatttattataagacacaaaggctttcacctttTGGCAAAgattactgaatgttacattgtgCTTGCTAACATGTGAGAACGgtaaaaaggttaaaaaggaaagattgcacACATTACAtcggtaggcctatatatatgtggcaaaccagttcaagcgaggtaatttatttGAACGTCAGTAAAGAGAATTCAAGTCCGGTCAACAACTGCATTGCAAtatctcaaaataaaattcaagcatttcgaaaaataactcctgactcgtgacgtaaccgtcacaggGCTATAGCATACCAAAGAAGAAGCTTGGATTAGAAGGATTAGAGCATCCTAATCAAATCTAATCCAATCTAATAGCTtatcattaaacaaaaaacacgtTACAGCAAAgagtttttgtttgataataataatcataacAACATATAAGAGGATGTCTATGAAAGTTACCGCcaaaatgtaacaaataaaGCTTAGCAGCCCTGCACAGGTAACCATGACAACGACTGTTTTCTTCTGATTCATGCAGGTCATGGGAGCCAATACATCACTAACTCAGAATGCAAAATCGactggaaaaaagaagagctGATGAACAGGTACCGGTATGAGTTTGTTTTACGTAGACTAGCCTTTTTGCCTAACGATAGTACCGTATAATAGCATAATAGCAAAGCAATTAGGCCTAGTACTGTATCACTGATATTACAGACCGATTTTAACAAGGGGGCACCTTTGCTAAAACTTAGCCTTGAGGTCCGCTTAGTCTTAATCCACCCTTGAATCGAAAGAACGTTAATAATGCTGACTGAAAACCTTGATTAGGTCATGACGATTGACACAGCCATTTATCGTTGATCTAAAAACCAATGcaaaattgatgttttaataGCTTTGTGATCTTGTGGTGGTGTCCATTTCTAAGTGGTTttgaaaacatcaaattacAATTCAATTTGCCGAAAAACTGTCATTAATCCAAGCTCTCTTGCAAGATAAAACATCAAGTAATTAGCTAATATGGAAAAACAGGTTACTTCACTTTAGATAGATAACGCAGCGTTGCAACCAGTTGTTGAACATAGGCAAGTAAATTTCGAAAAAGAAcatgtaaaatttaatttattttgggATGTATTGAaattagatttaaattttagaaaaatattcaGGTTAGGTTACGGCTTCTCTTTTATATGCTTCAAGATAACGGTAGGTTAACAAAGAACCGAAAAAAGGGATAGAAAGTTAATTGTGTTTTGGTTAAACACAACTCATAAGTAAGAAGCTTGAAGTGCTAAGTTGCATCtgatttttttagaaaatgagAAAACGATTAAAAAACCACCAGACAATATAACAAACCATTTGGGAAGAAATAGGACTTAGACTGTCTCAAAACCTGTTTTAATTACAGTTTAGGTTTTTGTTCCAAACTAACTTTCCTTAGATCATTTCCATATTTGTGCACAGCACTCGTGATGCTACAGAAACAATGAACATAAATCTTATTTCGAAGCGTTTTCGTATATAGACTCGACAACCAAGAACCTCTTTGTCGACTGCGTTTATCTGCTGTTTGTTCTCATTACTATTTCAGAACTTGTCCATTGACGGATTAATTTCGAAAGACTAACAGTTCAGACTCAACGTGACTTCCTATCCCACTTTGAGATTCTTATTTTGCAagtacagtcgaatccgcttaattcggacactggataacccggacaaccgctttattcggccaaaatgctcgggaacggaacaaaagtaaaaattgaacgtaaaaaactctcGTTAATTCgaacaattctccgcttaattcggacacaggttcgcaattcctatagttaggttatgacacaataaacagtgtTTCGtccgttttaacacaagatgcaattgcattatgagtgattatggtgaaacaatgacgatcgatgcagtaacaatcgacaatgaactgaTATAAGGctgtgccagcttcatagtcgcttttacttcggtacaattgcgtccatcttgtaaaacagaatggtacagaaaagttttgcagaaaaagtgaaattgctcactaaagtaaacgaagaaaaaaataaagacgcTTCCTTGACAGTTAGGCAGTTAGCTGGGTTGGTGGGGATATCAAAATACAGTATACagatatacagtatttgttgaatcgtttggtatcgaaatactgtacaatacaaCTAACCTGAAGGTATAACTCTTGTGCTTTTTgtgcgatcagtgccaattactgcagtatagcgcagctgcaattcatttattacgcaacacaacagtattttaaatgcgttgtctgcctttacgcataaccatgaaacgaacaattaattttccgcttaattcagacaaagccgtttctccgcttaattcggccaaaagtaagcggaaccaaagtgtccgaattaagcggagtcgactgtatagTAAAAAAAAGCTAACTATGAAAATGCTTGCACATACAATATATCAAAAAGTATCACTGTCTCAAACTTTTCCAacgcaataaaaacaactatCTCTTCATTTCATTTGTAAGATCGATATTGTAAGACCCCGAAATAAAACGAGTTCGGTTTATAACGCCTCTCGTCAATTGTGATGGCTCCGATAAATTTCGTCTAACGATTTCGCGATAAACAAGAGACAGGTCAAACAACACGAAATGGTAAATTAAATCTTTGCCTCCGAGGAATTGAGTGAAACTGCTGGgctgaaattaaattgaagatgCATGCGCACTACTGCCgttgataaaattgaaaattgaaaaaatttgcccGGCTTAAAGCGGCATTTACACTTGTTTCAAAAGACTAATTTCTTTATAGCTTTAACTTGTACTTTATGCAATTTCGAGACAGGTGTAAACCCAGACCACCAAAAACTTAACTATTTCGTGAAATTTTACCGCACGTGTAGGTCGCGCTCAATGAAATAGGTGCAGCTGTGACTAACGGCAAGCATTATTAATACCTGAAGACGTTGCCATGATGCTCACCGAAACCAAACTCTGTCTACTCAACTCAAAAAGCCTGGAAGCGAATTATCGTTTGGACTGATGCCGCCCTCACAGGCCTTGTTGATGCAGCAGAACATACTTCGCGACAGGAGTAGTCGCCATTTTACTTTCTGTAATCTTTTCAGCTACTTCATTCGCAGATATTGGGGTAAAGGTTTTAGGTTCCTGTACGGTTCACTGTATACACAAACAATAATCTATAAAAATTCAACCAGAGACGCCTTCGCAAACACTGTATTtaaaataggcctaccatacgtcctcttttaggaggatttgtcctcttttctcAAGAAAAGTGAATGGTCCTCCGAGGACGCtcaaaaatgcccaaatgtcctctttttttgcatttcgAGTTAGTTGCTTATACTTTCATCAAGACTTTTAGGCGAgacgttgtatttatttccaaaaaattactgtagCCATGAAACATGCTGAATTGCTGGTTTAAAAAAGGTTTTCCAACAAATTGCCCTACCAGCCCTACCTTCTTGattgttattgcaaacatTGTTCGACGTTCTCTGTATCATCTGGGCCTTTTTACATGCGAGGATCTGTCGCAATTTTTCTGGCGCAACTTCGAACTTAACAGACCGTAACAAAAGTTCCGCTAGTCGTCTCGACAAGTTCGTGGTTTCACATGTGCGCATGTTGAGTTAAGTTCGAACTTGCGCcagaaaaattgcaacagaACCTCAAATGTAAAAAGGCCCGTTAATAAAGCAAAGGTGTGAGTTttgtaggcctagcctactattagtGTTACTGTATGGTAGGCTATGTTCTTATTTCTTACAAAAGCTTGTCTAGTTAGGTTATAGCATACAGGTAGTTCTCAGCAGAtgctttcatttttctttattattctTTAAATTTAGACAACCATAAAGCAACATAAGCTATAAATTATAATGCCGAAGAGGGAAACTCTGTTTTCTAATGAGCTACGCCAgaagtatccttgtttcagaaaaggacgTAGTAATTTCgaagctgaatgcattacttgtggATATGGCACGTTTATTTCTGTGGCAAACAAAGGTAGTGTTAGCCTCGATGACCATATTAAAACCACGAAGCATAAGCAGGCTATTAGAGGTGAAAATGAAGCCTCATCTTCATCTAAAGTGACCGACTATTTTAGCAAAGTTGGCACAAAGTCAGGAGACGAAGTTGCAGCCGCCGAAGCCACCATGGCATTTCATACAGTGAAGCACCATTATAGCTATAAATCTAACGACTGCACCTTTACTTTGATGGCTAAGATATTTCCAGATTCCAGCACTGCAAAAAGGTACTCTTGTGCTCGCACCAAGATTGAAGCTATCGTAAATAATGTACTTGCTCCCACGTCTGTTCAGTATGTGCTAAATGATATAGAAGAACATGAAATCAAGTATCTCGGAGTAGCCACTGATGGCAGTAATCACAAATCTACCAAACTTTTTCCTATAGTTATACAATATTTTGACTGGAAAAATGGAGGTCTGCAGTCTAAATTACTTGATGTTAGAAGCACTAAAAATGAAACTTCCTTGACTATTGCaaatgaaattaaagaaacactgaagaaaacaaaactgtttaatAAATGCATTTCGTTTACTGGTGACAACTGCAACACCAATTTTGGAGGTCTGCGCCGAAGGAAAGGTAACAACGTTTTTACTCATATGAAAAATGACGTTCCTGCTTTAGTTGGTGTTGGTTGCCCAGCACACATTTTGAATAACTGTTTACACCATGGTGCAAATCAGATCAGTCTTGATGTTGAAAGTATTATCTACAAAACCTACCAACGTTTTTCTATTTATACTGTTCGGACAGAAGAGTTGAAAGATTTCTGTCTATTTGTGGATATAGAGTACAAGAAACTTCTTTCCCACAGCGTAACCAGATGGCTTTCACTTTATCCTAGCCTGTCTAGAATGCTCCAAATGTATCCAGCTTTAAAGTCGTATTTTTTATCCATTGACAAGCCACCTATtgttctaaaacatttttttgaaaattcattgGGTGAACATTATTTGAGACACATGCAATCCTTTGTGGCTGTTTTTCATGAACAAGTTCAAAACATCGAGAAATCAAAGATATCTCTTGTTGAAGTTGTAGCTAGTCTCAACTATGTAAAGACAACCATTCTAGAAAGGAAAAGACAAATGTTCGTATCGATTCAAGTAAAATCAACACTGACAAAATTCAGAGAAGAGGGAAAAGATCGGGAATGTGATTTGTTCATGTCAGATGTATCTTCATTGTACGATTCTTGTGTTGCCTACTTGGATGAATGGACCAATTCATTTGCTGAATTCAAGTGTTTTGATTGGATGCTTCTGTCCAACGCCAAAGAATGGGCTAACGTTGAGCCATGTGTAAATTATCTGGCAGAGAAAAACGTTGACATTGATGATGCTAAACTGTTCGACCAGTACCAACACTTGTGCAAATTTGTGTAAAGGCGGCATGAAACTGATGCAACCGCATTTTCTAAAATGATGGCACATGAAAAATGGACAGAATATTTCCAGCATTGCAGAACCGAAGAAATGTTTAGTGAACTGTTAAAAATCGCGCAATTTTACTTTAGCATTATGGCccataatgcaaatgttgatTGTTGAAcgcattttttctttgatgcAGCCACAATGGTGCAAAGAAAGAGACAGCCTATTAGTTGGATCAGTTTCGAGCATCTTGACGGTTGTATATAATTTCAAAGATATTTCGTGTAAACAATTTCACGATCTCGTTAAAAATGATCATTCCTTATTGGCAAAAGTTAAGGGAACCGCAAAGTATTCATGGGCTAaatctgaaaaataaatttatttgttgtttatgtgtctgtttttgtaacttttgctttgctttgtttttgtaacttttgccTGCAACTACCAAGGAAATGTAAAACATCATCCAACTCAAACATAACAATTCtacttttgttttacttgCCGGCAAAAAAATGTCCTCTTTTTGGGTgctgaaaatatggtaggcctaatTTAAAATGTCACCAATGTTTGAAtatgatttaatgagccaatcaccaaattttcacaaataaGCAAATCACTTCTAACATTTACATTATGCTGATGTGAGGTTAATCTGAAATTGCAATGATTTATATAAAGAGGTTTCATATTTGCACACGAGCGATAAAAAACACGGAACATGACGAAATGAGATGATTTTCTACTGGAATTGCACATTAGGTTATTGCAAAGTAAATTTCACAAACATACTTCTATAAGTGCCATAACAAACATCACAACTgcataaacaaaacataccCTACTAAAATCAATACACAACAGAAATCGTTAGAGTACGGATCAATTTCCAGTAATATAAATTTTGATTGAATAATCATTACTCAAGTAAGTGCTCTTTGAAAGGATGCCTGTAAATTGTCTTATCCCAAGTTGACGTCATTTTCGTTCTCGGAAAGCTTTTCACGGTACCTGCTCACTTCCACGCCTTCCCAGTTGGCATTGTTGAGTGGTTTAAAAAACCTGGGAAAAAAATTGGGAATTAATTTCTTCCAAAAATATTGCAAGTGTTATATCAAAAAGCAATAAGAAAACATTATCATCACATGCTTTAAAATACAAGTATTCAGATATGTTGTGTATTAATCATTTCACGTCAATAAGGTTTTCCTTCAGGTTAccatatttaaagaaataattttgtggtCCACTAATTGCTTTGCACAAGGATTTAAAGCATACGtatcaaactcccggcccgctttacaataaaacttggcccgcgatgctattttatacattgaactatttccggcccgcgagtataacttacttgtacagtataacttacttttttcaagcaagaaaaagattataacaaatcgcacaatatcGCAGCACAGCAGTTGTCCCACCATAAGatagaataaatagat
The Clavelina lepadiformis chromosome 4, kaClaLepa1.1, whole genome shotgun sequence DNA segment above includes these coding regions:
- the LOC143452940 gene encoding uncharacterized protein LOC143452940; protein product: MSSNLPPTFVEGFHDVKDLSKMKYTQLGKTDMIVSSMTFGGSAIGSVYRATDDQESVQVVEKAIQLGINMIDTAPWYGHTKSEKVLGMILPKFPRQAYYLNTKVGRYLPETSKMFDFRAERVIQSVDESLNHLGVEYIDTIQIHDMEFAPSLDIVINETLPALQKVKDAGKVRHIGITGYPMENFRTVLEKSPVKIDTVLTYCHASMNDNSLGEYIPYFQSKGVGVINASILSMGLLTNRGPAKWHRAGENIRSVCRQAAEFCQSKDVDIAKIATRFSLEQPGIHTTLIGTASMKNLLTNLEVLKHGITDHERKVSDEVMDKFFKPLNNANWEGVDVRRYREKLSENENDVNLG
- the LOC143452938 gene encoding uncharacterized protein LOC143452938, with the protein product MPKRETLFSNELRQKYPCFRKGRSNFEAECITCGYGTFISVANKGSVSLDDHIKTTKHKQAIRGENEASSSSKVTDYFSKVGTKSGDEVAAAEATMAFHTVKHHYSYKSNDCTFTLMAKIFPDSSTAKRYSCARTKIEAIVNNVLAPTSVQYVLNDIEEHEIKYLGVATDGSNHKSTKLFPIVIQYFDWKNGGLQSKLLDVRSTKNETSLTIANEIKETLKKTKLFNKCISFTGDNCNTNFGGLRRRKGNNVFTHMKNDVPALVGVGCPAHILNNCLHHGANQISLDVESIIYKTYQRFSIYTVRTEELKDFCLFVDIEYKKLLSHSVTRWLSLYPSLSRMLQMYPALKSYFLSIDKPPIVLKHFFENSLGEHYLRHMQSFVAVFHEQVQNIEKSKISLVEVVASLNYVKTTILERKRQMFVSIQVKSTLTKFREEGKDRECDLFMSDVSSLYDSCVAYLDEWTNSFAEFKCFDWMLLSNAKEWANVEPCVNYLAEKNVDIDDAKLFDQYQHLCKFV